The stretch of DNA GTTCGTGGGTGGCTTTTTGTTGGAACGGTTGTAAATATTTGTTGAGGATATCCCGTAGTTTCCTACTAGAACCAGTGGTTTTAGCAATGCGTTTGATGAGGTCATCTTGCTCTAATTCTCCGAGGGCAAAAGATGCTATTTTCAGACAAACTCTCACAGCGGTACTGCGACGATGATCTGGCATATTGGCCCAGGTTAAAGGCCATTTTAGTAGGAAAGCTTCTGGGGTAAGTGCTGAGTCGATTAATTTGCGGTAATCATCAGCGGTATGACCGGCTTTAAAATATTCACATAAACCGGCTTTGGGGAATTGAGCAATTTCAGGAAGTAGTTGGATTTTACCGTGTAACCACTCACCAGCATAAAATAGACTACTGAAGACGCTGGGGTTGAGCCGACCATCTGCATCAAATAGAGTAATTAGCCGACTATTCTGAGGTAATGCTTTGCGGACATGGGAGACACCAGCAACGGCGCCGGTGGGGATACCACTTCTTAATGTAGCGATTTTGGCATCTTTCCAACCTTCTGTAATCACCTCACAGCCTGGGGGTAGCATGGCTTCTGCTTTATAGCCAACGGGGGTAAGATATTTAGCAATGCTGCCGTTGGGGCGGACTATGGGGTTATCGAGACGCAGTTGGCCAAAGGTGGGAGTAAACCGCATGAATAGGCCGGCGCTGGAAATCCATTCTTGGCCATCCCATACTTTAAAGCCAAGGTTGAGCGCTTCTTCTGCTGAAAGTGAACAAATTTCGCCATCTTCGTGAAATTTGGTAATCTCCTCAATGGTGAAACCTTCTCCTACTAAATGTTGAACGTGGTAGAGGTGTAATGGGTTTGGTGGTGGGTTGAGTGGTGGGTTTTTAGCTGTCTTGGCTTTCTTGGTGTGGCCGGTATGGCG from Ancylothrix sp. D3o encodes:
- a CDS encoding toprim domain-containing protein: MNYDNNFDIRNYISELEAHRKKKNKYKCPNCDTFKLTISPSESEYQCWGCGDTAAIARILTEPERAERRRQRDLTATSKSKPKLKSQRVKGTPIPSSDNPTPSGNEPTELDNLGSDNPTPSGNEPTELDNLGSDSLAANPNEPTELDNLGSDSLTPSENERTKEDSSIPPAQAANQTPKLRKKKQSRHTGHTKKAKTAKNPPLNPPPNPLHLYHVQHLVGEGFTIEEITKFHEDGEICSLSAEEALNLGFKVWDGQEWISSAGLFMRFTPTFGQLRLDNPIVRPNGSIAKYLTPVGYKAEAMLPPGCEVITEGWKDAKIATLRSGIPTGAVAGVSHVRKALPQNSRLITLFDADGRLNPSVFSSLFYAGEWLHGKIQLLPEIAQFPKAGLCEYFKAGHTADDYRKLIDSALTPEAFLLKWPLTWANMPDHRRSTAVRVCLKIASFALGELEQDDLIKRIAKTTGSSRKLRDILNKYLQPFQQKATHE